The following proteins are co-located in the Panthera uncia isolate 11264 chromosome F1, Puncia_PCG_1.0, whole genome shotgun sequence genome:
- the DEDD gene encoding death effector domain-containing protein, translating to MAGLKRRAGQVWPEERGEQEHGLYSLHRMFDIVGAHLTHRDVRVLSFLFVDVIDDHERGLIRNGRDFLLALERQGRCDESNFRQVLQLLRIITRHDLLPYVTLKRRRAVCPDLVDKYLEETSIRYVTPRALSDPEPRPPQSPKTVPPHYPVVCCPTSGPQMCSKRPARGRATLGSQRKRRKSVTPDPKEKQTCDIRLRVRAEYCQHETALQGNVFSNKQDPLERQFERFNQANTILKSRDLGSIICDIKFSELTYLDAFWRDYINGSLLEALKGVFITDSLKQAVGHEAIKLLVNVDEEDYELGRQKLLRNLMLQALP from the exons ATGGCGGGCCTGAAGCGGCGGGCCGGCCAGGTGTGGCCCGAAGAACGCGGCGAGCAGGAGCACGGGCTCTATAGCCTGCACCGCATGTTTGACATCGTGGGCGCCCACCTGACACACAGGGACGTGCGcgtcctttccttcctctttgtcGATGTCATCGATGACCACGAGCGTGGCCTCATCCGAAACGGACGTGACTTCTTGCTGGCGTTGGAGCGCCAGGGCCGCTGCGATGAGAGTAACTTCCGCCAGGTGCTGCAGCTGCTGCGTATCATCACTCGCCACGACCTGCTGCCCTACGTCACCCTCAAGAGGAGACGGGCCG TGTGCCCCGATCTTGTAGACAAGTATCTGGAGGAGACGTCAATTCGCTACGTGACCCCCAGAGCCCTCAGCGATCCAGAACCGAGGCCTCCCCAATCCCCTAAAACAG TGCCTCCCCACTATCCTGTGGTGTGctgccccacgtcgggccctcaGATGTGTAGCAAGCGGCCAGCTCGAGGGAGAGCCACACTCGGGAGCCAGCGAAAACGCCGGAAGTCAGTAACACCAGATCCCAAGGAAAAGCAGACATGTG ACATCAGACTGCGGGTTCGGGCCGAATACTGCCAGCACGAGACCGCCCTGCAAGGCAACGTGTTCTCGAACAAGCAGGACCCACTGGAGCGGCAGTTCGAGCGCTTCAACCAGGCCAACACCATCCTCAAGTCCCGGGACCTGGGCTCCATCATCTGCGACATCAAGTTCTCCGAGCTCACCTACCTCGACGCCTTCTGGCGCGACTACATCAACGGCTCGCTACTAGAGGCGCTCAAAGGTGTCTTTATCACAGACTCCCTCAAGCAGGCTGTGGGCCACGAAGCCATCAAGCTGCTGGTGAATGTGGACGAGGAGGACTACGAGCTGGGCCGGCAGAAACTGCTGAGGAACTTGATGCTGCAGGCACTGCCCTGA
- the NIT1 gene encoding deaminated glutathione amidase isoform X1: protein MVLAVSSCRTYRLPRRPRLGFIIRPPHQLLSLLLCPGLRIPRPSVLCAQPRPRAMAIFSSSWELPLVAVCQVTSTPDKQQNFKTCAELVREAARLGACLAFLPEAFDFVARDPAETLRLSEPLGGNLLGEYTQLARECGLWLSLGGFHERGQDWEQTQKIYNCHVLLDNKGSVVATYRKTHLCDVEIPGQGPMRESNSTIPGPSLESPVSTPAGKVGLAICYDMRFPELSLALAQAGAEILTYPSAFGSVTGPAHWEVLLRARAIESQCYVVAAAQCGRHHEKRASYGHSMVVDPWGTVVARCSEGPGLCLARIDLRYLRQLRQQLPVFRHRRPDLYGSLGHPRS, encoded by the exons ATGGTTTTGGCTGTGTCTTCATGTAGGACCTACCGTCTGCCCCGCCGGCCGCG GCTGGGCTTCATCATCAGGCCTCCTCACCAGCTCCTGTCCCTTCTTTTGTGTCCTGGACTCCGGATCCCTCGACCGTCAGTACTTTGTGCACAGCCCAG GCCCAGAGCCATGGccatcttctcttcttcctgggaaCTACCGCTGGTGGCTGTGTGCCAGGTAACCTCAACCCCAGACAAGCAGCAGAACTTTAAAACATGCGCAGAGCTTGTTCGAGAGGCTGCCAGACTGGGTGCTTGCCTGGCTTTCCTGCCGGAGGCATTTGACTTCGTTGCGAGGGACCCTGCAGAGACGCTCCGCCTGTCTGAGCCACTGGGTGGGAACCTTTTAGGAGAATATACCCAGCTTGCCAG ggaaTGTGGACTCTGGCTGTCCTTGGGTGGTTTCCACGAGCGAGGCCAGGACTGGGAACAGACTCAGAAAATCTACAATTGTCATGTGCTTCTGGACAACAAGG GGTCAGTAGTGGCCACTTACAGGAAGACCCATCTGTGTGACGTGGAGATTCCAGGGCAGGGGCCTATGCGTGAGAGCAACTCTACCATCCCGGGGCCCAGTCTCGAGTCTCCTGTCAGCACACCAGCAGGCAAG GTTGGTCTAGCGATCTGCTACGATATGCGCTTTCCTGAACTCTCTCTGGCATTGGCTCAGGCTGGAGCAGAAATACTTACCTACCCTTCAGCTTTCGGATCTGTTACGGGCCCAGCCCACTGGGAG GTGTTGCTGCGGGCCCGTGCCATTGAAAGCCAGTGCTACGTCGTGGCAGCAGCACAGTGTGGACGCCACCACGAGAAGAGAGCAAGTTATGGCCACAGCATGGTGGTGGATCCCTGGGGGACAGTGGTGGCCCGCTGCTCTGAAGGACCGGGCCTCTGCCTTGCCCGAATCGACCTCCGTTATCTGCGACAGCTGCGCCAACAGCTGCCTGTGTTCCGGCACCGCAGGCCGGACCTCTACGGCAGTCTGGGCCACCCACGGTCTTAA
- the NIT1 gene encoding deaminated glutathione amidase isoform X2: MLGFIIRPPHQLLSLLLCPGLRIPRPSVLCAQPRPRAMAIFSSSWELPLVAVCQVTSTPDKQQNFKTCAELVREAARLGACLAFLPEAFDFVARDPAETLRLSEPLGGNLLGEYTQLARECGLWLSLGGFHERGQDWEQTQKIYNCHVLLDNKGSVVATYRKTHLCDVEIPGQGPMRESNSTIPGPSLESPVSTPAGKVGLAICYDMRFPELSLALAQAGAEILTYPSAFGSVTGPAHWEVLLRARAIESQCYVVAAAQCGRHHEKRASYGHSMVVDPWGTVVARCSEGPGLCLARIDLRYLRQLRQQLPVFRHRRPDLYGSLGHPRS; the protein is encoded by the exons AT GCTGGGCTTCATCATCAGGCCTCCTCACCAGCTCCTGTCCCTTCTTTTGTGTCCTGGACTCCGGATCCCTCGACCGTCAGTACTTTGTGCACAGCCCAG GCCCAGAGCCATGGccatcttctcttcttcctgggaaCTACCGCTGGTGGCTGTGTGCCAGGTAACCTCAACCCCAGACAAGCAGCAGAACTTTAAAACATGCGCAGAGCTTGTTCGAGAGGCTGCCAGACTGGGTGCTTGCCTGGCTTTCCTGCCGGAGGCATTTGACTTCGTTGCGAGGGACCCTGCAGAGACGCTCCGCCTGTCTGAGCCACTGGGTGGGAACCTTTTAGGAGAATATACCCAGCTTGCCAG ggaaTGTGGACTCTGGCTGTCCTTGGGTGGTTTCCACGAGCGAGGCCAGGACTGGGAACAGACTCAGAAAATCTACAATTGTCATGTGCTTCTGGACAACAAGG GGTCAGTAGTGGCCACTTACAGGAAGACCCATCTGTGTGACGTGGAGATTCCAGGGCAGGGGCCTATGCGTGAGAGCAACTCTACCATCCCGGGGCCCAGTCTCGAGTCTCCTGTCAGCACACCAGCAGGCAAG GTTGGTCTAGCGATCTGCTACGATATGCGCTTTCCTGAACTCTCTCTGGCATTGGCTCAGGCTGGAGCAGAAATACTTACCTACCCTTCAGCTTTCGGATCTGTTACGGGCCCAGCCCACTGGGAG GTGTTGCTGCGGGCCCGTGCCATTGAAAGCCAGTGCTACGTCGTGGCAGCAGCACAGTGTGGACGCCACCACGAGAAGAGAGCAAGTTATGGCCACAGCATGGTGGTGGATCCCTGGGGGACAGTGGTGGCCCGCTGCTCTGAAGGACCGGGCCTCTGCCTTGCCCGAATCGACCTCCGTTATCTGCGACAGCTGCGCCAACAGCTGCCTGTGTTCCGGCACCGCAGGCCGGACCTCTACGGCAGTCTGGGCCACCCACGGTCTTAA
- the NIT1 gene encoding deaminated glutathione amidase isoform X4, whose protein sequence is MEMTFEARIGLAEENGFSLRPRAMAIFSSSWELPLVAVCQVTSTPDKQQNFKTCAELVREAARLGACLAFLPEAFDFVARDPAETLRLSEPLGGNLLGEYTQLARECGLWLSLGGFHERGQDWEQTQKIYNCHVLLDNKGSVVATYRKTHLCDVEIPGQGPMRESNSTIPGPSLESPVSTPAGKVGLAICYDMRFPELSLALAQAGAEILTYPSAFGSVTGPAHWEVLLRARAIESQCYVVAAAQCGRHHEKRASYGHSMVVDPWGTVVARCSEGPGLCLARIDLRYLRQLRQQLPVFRHRRPDLYGSLGHPRS, encoded by the exons ATGGAGATGACTTTTGAAGCGCGGATAGGTTTGGCTGAGGAAAATGGCTTCAGTTTA AGGCCCAGAGCCATGGccatcttctcttcttcctgggaaCTACCGCTGGTGGCTGTGTGCCAGGTAACCTCAACCCCAGACAAGCAGCAGAACTTTAAAACATGCGCAGAGCTTGTTCGAGAGGCTGCCAGACTGGGTGCTTGCCTGGCTTTCCTGCCGGAGGCATTTGACTTCGTTGCGAGGGACCCTGCAGAGACGCTCCGCCTGTCTGAGCCACTGGGTGGGAACCTTTTAGGAGAATATACCCAGCTTGCCAG ggaaTGTGGACTCTGGCTGTCCTTGGGTGGTTTCCACGAGCGAGGCCAGGACTGGGAACAGACTCAGAAAATCTACAATTGTCATGTGCTTCTGGACAACAAGG GGTCAGTAGTGGCCACTTACAGGAAGACCCATCTGTGTGACGTGGAGATTCCAGGGCAGGGGCCTATGCGTGAGAGCAACTCTACCATCCCGGGGCCCAGTCTCGAGTCTCCTGTCAGCACACCAGCAGGCAAG GTTGGTCTAGCGATCTGCTACGATATGCGCTTTCCTGAACTCTCTCTGGCATTGGCTCAGGCTGGAGCAGAAATACTTACCTACCCTTCAGCTTTCGGATCTGTTACGGGCCCAGCCCACTGGGAG GTGTTGCTGCGGGCCCGTGCCATTGAAAGCCAGTGCTACGTCGTGGCAGCAGCACAGTGTGGACGCCACCACGAGAAGAGAGCAAGTTATGGCCACAGCATGGTGGTGGATCCCTGGGGGACAGTGGTGGCCCGCTGCTCTGAAGGACCGGGCCTCTGCCTTGCCCGAATCGACCTCCGTTATCTGCGACAGCTGCGCCAACAGCTGCCTGTGTTCCGGCACCGCAGGCCGGACCTCTACGGCAGTCTGGGCCACCCACGGTCTTAA
- the NIT1 gene encoding deaminated glutathione amidase isoform X3, whose product MAIFSSSWELPLVAVCQVTSTPDKQQNFKTCAELVREAARLGACLAFLPEAFDFVARDPAETLRLSEPLGGNLLGEYTQLARECGLWLSLGGFHERGQDWEQTQKIYNCHVLLDNKGSVVATYRKTHLCDVEIPGQGPMRESNSTIPGPSLESPVSTPAGKVGLAICYDMRFPELSLALAQAGAEILTYPSAFGSVTGPAHWEVLLRARAIESQCYVVAAAQCGRHHEKRASYGHSMVVDPWGTVVARCSEGPGLCLARIDLRYLRQLRQQLPVFRHRRPDLYGSLGHPRS is encoded by the exons ATGGccatcttctcttcttcctgggaaCTACCGCTGGTGGCTGTGTGCCAGGTAACCTCAACCCCAGACAAGCAGCAGAACTTTAAAACATGCGCAGAGCTTGTTCGAGAGGCTGCCAGACTGGGTGCTTGCCTGGCTTTCCTGCCGGAGGCATTTGACTTCGTTGCGAGGGACCCTGCAGAGACGCTCCGCCTGTCTGAGCCACTGGGTGGGAACCTTTTAGGAGAATATACCCAGCTTGCCAG ggaaTGTGGACTCTGGCTGTCCTTGGGTGGTTTCCACGAGCGAGGCCAGGACTGGGAACAGACTCAGAAAATCTACAATTGTCATGTGCTTCTGGACAACAAGG GGTCAGTAGTGGCCACTTACAGGAAGACCCATCTGTGTGACGTGGAGATTCCAGGGCAGGGGCCTATGCGTGAGAGCAACTCTACCATCCCGGGGCCCAGTCTCGAGTCTCCTGTCAGCACACCAGCAGGCAAG GTTGGTCTAGCGATCTGCTACGATATGCGCTTTCCTGAACTCTCTCTGGCATTGGCTCAGGCTGGAGCAGAAATACTTACCTACCCTTCAGCTTTCGGATCTGTTACGGGCCCAGCCCACTGGGAG GTGTTGCTGCGGGCCCGTGCCATTGAAAGCCAGTGCTACGTCGTGGCAGCAGCACAGTGTGGACGCCACCACGAGAAGAGAGCAAGTTATGGCCACAGCATGGTGGTGGATCCCTGGGGGACAGTGGTGGCCCGCTGCTCTGAAGGACCGGGCCTCTGCCTTGCCCGAATCGACCTCCGTTATCTGCGACAGCTGCGCCAACAGCTGCCTGTGTTCCGGCACCGCAGGCCGGACCTCTACGGCAGTCTGGGCCACCCACGGTCTTAA